In Mucilaginibacter inviolabilis, a genomic segment contains:
- a CDS encoding glycoside hydrolase family 31 protein — MLKPLHHPFAKKIQSIALILSLVLCSIFTPALAVVKSYKKADDGVTFSLDKGFLKVLIRRADIIEVKYTIFNAFETKPSLVVNNSWKTPTLYQVAENKAEITITTAKLKVRVNKATNAITYTDLKGNIITAEDSENKTITPATVAGISTNTISTQFVSPQNEGLFGLGCHPLDSLSINYKGRNQDLLIKYLTGAIPVLLSTKGYGLMWDNYSASNFYGAEADNTKFKYVSESGKQVDYYFFYGPSFDHIIDLYRTATGKAPMFGKWAFGLFQSQDRYMSEEEIISVKDNYRNNHIPVDVLVQDWYYWDPLPIGSHVMKPERYPHPHQLIDELHKANLHAMISIWPVFGKGTPNYDALQKMGGLTDITWDNVVTHTFDTYYDAHNPKARELYWDQARDSLIKRYGWDAWWIDQCEPDNGSLLDARRQSNFAIGKGIDYFNTYSLQHTKGVYEGWRRDIPGKRAFFLVRQSFAGEQRNAATLWSSDIECTFNDFKHQVPQGINTGVSGIPYWTSDIGGYHFHWKAADWSQPDKRELFTRWFQFGTFCPIFRIHGKGERALFSKNWDDKTKAILLNFDKLRYRLLPYIYSLAGRVTTDNYTIMRSLAFDFRDDSKVYGIPDQYMFGPAFMVNPVTEQLYTSADADKKAKARQVYLPAASKWYDFWTGELLDGGQTISAAAPIDILPLYVKAGSIIPMGPHMEYATEKPANNIELRIYPGADGSFKFYEDENDNYNYEKGQYATFNLNWNDKTRKLTISGTQGKFPGMLKSRTFNIVMVKGSHGANMEVTDKADKVVKYAGKALVVNL, encoded by the coding sequence ATGCTTAAACCCTTACATCATCCGTTTGCTAAAAAAATACAATCGATTGCATTAATTCTATCGCTTGTTCTCTGCAGTATTTTTACGCCTGCTTTAGCGGTTGTTAAATCATACAAGAAAGCCGACGACGGCGTTACTTTTTCTTTGGATAAAGGCTTCCTGAAAGTGCTGATACGCCGGGCAGATATCATTGAAGTGAAATACACTATCTTTAATGCTTTTGAAACCAAACCATCCCTAGTGGTTAACAATAGCTGGAAAACCCCAACCCTTTATCAGGTTGCGGAAAATAAAGCTGAGATAACCATCACCACAGCCAAACTAAAGGTCAGGGTAAACAAAGCCACCAACGCCATTACCTATACCGACCTCAAAGGTAATATCATTACCGCCGAAGACAGCGAAAACAAAACCATCACCCCGGCTACTGTGGCCGGCATCAGTACCAATACCATCAGTACGCAGTTTGTTTCACCGCAAAACGAGGGCTTGTTTGGTTTGGGCTGCCATCCGCTTGATTCTTTGTCTATCAATTATAAAGGTCGCAACCAGGATTTGCTTATTAAGTATCTTACCGGCGCTATCCCGGTTTTGTTGTCGACCAAAGGTTATGGCCTGATGTGGGACAATTATTCCGCCTCCAACTTTTACGGTGCCGAAGCGGATAATACCAAATTCAAATATGTATCCGAAAGCGGTAAACAGGTGGATTATTACTTTTTCTACGGCCCTTCATTTGATCATATCATTGATCTGTACCGTACCGCTACCGGCAAAGCACCCATGTTTGGTAAATGGGCTTTCGGTTTGTTCCAGTCGCAGGACAGGTATATGAGCGAGGAGGAGATCATCAGCGTAAAAGATAATTACCGCAACAACCATATCCCGGTTGATGTGCTGGTGCAGGACTGGTATTACTGGGATCCGCTGCCCATCGGTTCGCATGTAATGAAACCGGAGCGTTACCCGCATCCGCATCAACTGATAGATGAATTGCACAAAGCCAACCTGCATGCCATGATTTCGATATGGCCGGTATTTGGCAAAGGAACTCCCAACTATGATGCCCTGCAAAAAATGGGCGGTCTTACCGATATTACCTGGGACAATGTAGTTACCCATACTTTTGACACTTACTACGATGCCCACAACCCCAAAGCCCGTGAGCTTTATTGGGATCAGGCCCGCGACAGCCTTATTAAACGTTATGGCTGGGATGCCTGGTGGATAGATCAATGCGAGCCGGATAATGGTTCCCTGCTGGATGCCCGCCGACAAAGTAATTTTGCTATAGGCAAGGGGATCGATTATTTTAATACTTACTCTTTACAACATACCAAAGGTGTTTACGAAGGCTGGCGCAGGGATATTCCCGGCAAGCGTGCTTTCTTTTTGGTTCGCCAGTCGTTTGCCGGCGAGCAACGCAATGCGGCCACTTTATGGTCGAGCGATATTGAATGTACTTTTAATGATTTTAAGCACCAGGTACCACAGGGCATCAACACCGGCGTATCGGGCATTCCTTACTGGACATCAGACATCGGTGGATACCATTTTCACTGGAAAGCTGCCGATTGGTCGCAGCCCGATAAGCGCGAGCTGTTTACCCGCTGGTTTCAGTTTGGTACGTTTTGCCCTATCTTCCGCATCCATGGCAAGGGCGAGCGCGCATTGTTCAGCAAAAACTGGGACGATAAAACCAAAGCTATCCTGCTGAACTTTGATAAGCTGCGTTATCGTCTGCTGCCATACATCTATTCGCTGGCCGGTCGGGTTACTACCGATAACTACACCATTATGCGTTCGCTGGCTTTTGATTTCAGGGATGATAGTAAGGTTTATGGCATACCTGATCAGTATATGTTCGGTCCGGCATTTATGGTGAACCCGGTTACGGAGCAACTATATACATCGGCCGATGCTGATAAAAAAGCCAAGGCACGTCAGGTGTATTTGCCAGCTGCCAGCAAATGGTACGATTTCTGGACTGGCGAATTATTGGATGGCGGTCAAACCATCAGTGCCGCCGCCCCTATCGACATACTGCCGCTATATGTAAAAGCAGGTTCTATCATCCCCATGGGGCCGCATATGGAATACGCTACCGAAAAACCAGCCAATAACATCGAGCTGCGCATCTATCCCGGTGCCGACGGCTCGTTTAAATTTTATGAAGACGAGAACGATAATTATAACTACGAAAAAGGACAATACGCAACTTTCAACCTAAACTGGAACGACAAAACCCGCAAACTCACCATATCCGGTACCCAAGGCAAATTTCCCGGAATGCTGAAAAGCCGCACCTTTAATATTGTGATGGTAAAAGGCAGTCACGGCGCCAATATGGAGGTAACCGATAAAGCTGATAAGGTGGTTAAATATGCAGGGAAAGCGTTGGTGGTGAATTTGTAG
- a CDS encoding DUF1684 domain-containing protein yields the protein MTKYILILLMLTGLNSFGQDFKTQIADYRKGYMDDFLKDPRSPLKKDDFQFLRFYDADSTFRVTAQATTLVNAQAFIMPVFSGTGSEYVPYAVLKFTLKGKPLELTVYKSTRLYNVPEYSDYLFLPFIDDTNGTTTYGGGRYIDLRKGDFKDGKVVIDFNKAYNPYCAFGTGYSCPKPPDGNRLAIAVEAGEKLFGKEMKH from the coding sequence ATGACCAAATACATCCTCATCCTGCTTATGTTAACCGGCCTAAACTCCTTTGGCCAGGATTTTAAAACGCAGATTGCTGATTATCGCAAAGGTTATATGGACGATTTTTTGAAAGACCCGCGCTCGCCGCTAAAAAAGGACGATTTCCAATTTTTACGTTTTTACGATGCCGACAGCACTTTTCGTGTTACTGCACAGGCAACAACCCTGGTTAATGCGCAGGCTTTTATTATGCCGGTATTTAGCGGTACAGGCAGCGAATATGTGCCTTATGCGGTGCTAAAGTTCACCCTTAAGGGTAAGCCTCTGGAATTAACGGTATACAAGAGTACACGGTTATACAATGTTCCGGAGTATAGCGACTACTTGTTTCTACCATTTATTGACGATACCAATGGCACCACAACCTACGGCGGTGGCCGCTATATTGACCTGCGTAAAGGCGACTTTAAAGACGGCAAAGTAGTGATTGATTTCAACAAGGCTTATAACCCCTATTGTGCTTTCGGCACCGGGTATTCCTGCCCCAAACCACCGGATGGCAACCGCCTGGCTATTGCAGTGGAAGCCGGGGAGAAGCTGTTTGGTAAAGAGATGAAGCATTGA